The proteins below come from a single Aegilops tauschii subsp. strangulata cultivar AL8/78 chromosome 6, Aet v6.0, whole genome shotgun sequence genomic window:
- the LOC109740295 gene encoding uncharacterized protein isoform X2, whose product MSTVTPRQRRMIERMVQLNKTWDKLNEDYLERFGCPDTPVSNRSFVEKPFGYAASDDSLLTSSVVSLALYDGDKMLFACSGVALGRKGRAYPVVSRFVTSKRLVTEFEKNRNRADNLRINVRLHDKESFDGFLGLYDSHIAIVTSFWFANVPPVDLHSHIGWQNDLVAYGRAFSSGILMATSNAPTQLLGADHLIKHDLIPFPCPVTEAGLGGPVINEAGDVVGLSIKVDVDEETTYFLHRVALLARLEYLEKLMPNSTNFREYTLPDGVNSIVPSGFMAHVNYLKSCGYPQPPPLVLEVNGRLLNTFEEDFGQLYGYEDCDSNFYDRSSEEQVWDKLRKKVVTNICRRVVSLSSYDGDVRSFSCTGLLIKWHKTGTPVILTSASLVRSRVDENEIDEKLKIKVLLPPKQVVDGTLELYHSDYNIAVISLQKPLYGIRPEYIFRTAKRPPRVVAIGRGAQDGLLMGTIGKAVKKLAGDKLPCEDLKLSTCKITKVGIGGPLVNIVNGLFAGMNFYGETDVTPYLPRAIIVEVLSGTDLPSHKGMDHATDIMGAATVKKNRWRVPKPYWYHPLFEDRRPLHFYGRQLQ is encoded by the exons ATGTCAACAGTTACTCCTCGCCAAAGACGCATGATAGAGCGAATGGTGCAAC TCAACAAGACCTGGGACAAGCTCAATGAAGATTATCTGGAACGATTTGGATGTCCTGATACACCTGTTTCAAATCGGAGTTTTGTAGAGAAGCCATTTGGTTATGCGGCTTCTGATGATTCGTTGTTGACTTCCAGTGTTGTCTCACTTGCTTTATATGATG GAGATAAGATGTTATTTGCATGTTCGGGCGTAGCTTTAGGGCGTAAGGGAAGGGCGTATCCAGTAGTATCAAGATTTGTGACTTCAAAACGTTTGGTTACAGAATTTGAGAAAAACAGAAACAGAGCTGATAATTTGAGG ATTAATGTGCGCCTTCATGACAAAGAAAGTTTCGATGGGTTCTTGGGACTATATGATAGTCATATTGCTATTGTCACGTCCTTTTGGTTCGCAAATGTACCTCCTGTAGATCTGCATTCCCATATTGGTTGGCAGAATGATCTAGTAGCTTATGGGCGAGCCTTCAGCTCGGGTATTTTGATGGCCACTTCTAATGCCCCAACACAGCTGCTAGGTGCAGATCATCTGATCAAGCATGATCTGATCCCTTTCCCTTGTCCTGTCACAGAG GCTGGACTTGGAGGGCCAGTTATTAATGAAGCTGGGGATGTTGTGGGATTGAGCATTAAGGTTGATGTCGACGAGGAGACTACCTATTTCCTACACCGTGTGGCGCTTCTTGCAcgcttggaatatttggagaagttAAT GCCAAACTCTACCAACTTCCGTGAATATACCTTGCCTGATGGTGTAAACAGCATAGTCCCATCAG GGTTTATGGCACATGTTAACTATTTAAAATCATGCGGatatcctcagccaccaccactTGTGCTCGAAG TTAATGGGAGATTGCTTAATACATTTGAAGAGGATTTTGGTCAATTATATGGTTATGAGGACTGTGATAGCAATTTCTATGATCGTAGCTCTGAGGAGCAGGTCTGGGATAAACTTCGAAAAAAAGTTGTTACAAATATTTGCCGGCGTGTTGTCTCACTTTCTTCATACGACG GAGATGTGAGATCTTTTTCATGTACAGGCCTACTTATAAAGTGGCATAAAACTGGTACGCCTGTTATTCTGACTTCGGCCAGTTTGGTTAGAAGTCGGGTTGATGAAAATGAGATTGATGAGAAACTGAAG ATTAAGGTACTTCTCCCACCGAAACAGGTCGTTGATGGGACACTGGAACTGTACCATTCAGATTATAACATTGCTGTCATCAGTCTTCAGAAGCCTCTATATGGTATTCGGCCAGAGTATATTTTCCGCACGGCGAAAAGGCCTCCAAGAGTAGTAGCTATAGGGCGTGGGGCTCAGGATGGATTATTGATGGGGACAATTGGTAAAGCGGTCAAGAAGCTCGCAGGCGACAAACTTCCTTGCGAAGACCTTAAGCTTTCTACTTGTAAAATCACGAAG GTTGGGATTGGAGGGCCACTTGTTAATATTGTTAATGGATTGTTTGCTGGCATGAACTTCTATGGTGAAACTGATGTAACTCCTTACCTGCCGAGGGCAATCATTGTGGAAGTTTTAAGCGGGACTGATCTCCCATCTCATAA AGGAATGGACCATGCCACTGACATAATGGGTGCCGCAACAGTTAAGAAAAACAG GTGGCGGGTGCCTAAGCCATATTGGTACCATCCCCTATTTGAAGATCGTCGTCCTCTACATTTTTATGGAAGGCAACTCCAGTAA
- the LOC109740295 gene encoding uncharacterized protein isoform X1 yields the protein MQRERRKRGHEASHGDTCEERIIERKKTKRDQEASRNSLVSSIISKKMQIFWLPTEKSRRDYLMSTVTPRQRRMIERMVQLNKTWDKLNEDYLERFGCPDTPVSNRSFVEKPFGYAASDDSLLTSSVVSLALYDGDKMLFACSGVALGRKGRAYPVVSRFVTSKRLVTEFEKNRNRADNLRINVRLHDKESFDGFLGLYDSHIAIVTSFWFANVPPVDLHSHIGWQNDLVAYGRAFSSGILMATSNAPTQLLGADHLIKHDLIPFPCPVTEAGLGGPVINEAGDVVGLSIKVDVDEETTYFLHRVALLARLEYLEKLMPNSTNFREYTLPDGVNSIVPSGFMAHVNYLKSCGYPQPPPLVLEVNGRLLNTFEEDFGQLYGYEDCDSNFYDRSSEEQVWDKLRKKVVTNICRRVVSLSSYDGDVRSFSCTGLLIKWHKTGTPVILTSASLVRSRVDENEIDEKLKIKVLLPPKQVVDGTLELYHSDYNIAVISLQKPLYGIRPEYIFRTAKRPPRVVAIGRGAQDGLLMGTIGKAVKKLAGDKLPCEDLKLSTCKITKVGIGGPLVNIVNGLFAGMNFYGETDVTPYLPRAIIVEVLSGTDLPSHKGMDHATDIMGAATVKKNRWRVPKPYWYHPLFEDRRPLHFYGRQLQ from the exons AtgcagagagagaggaggaagaggggCCATGAAGCCAGTCATGGTGACACTTGTGAAGAACGCATTATAGAGCGAAAGAAGACGAAGAGGGACCAAGAAGCTAGTCGCAACTCATTGGTTTCAAGTATTATTTCTAAAAAAATGCAGATATTTTGGCT GCCGACAGAGAAGAGCAGGAGGGACTATTTGATGTCAACAGTTACTCCTCGCCAAAGACGCATGATAGAGCGAATGGTGCAAC TCAACAAGACCTGGGACAAGCTCAATGAAGATTATCTGGAACGATTTGGATGTCCTGATACACCTGTTTCAAATCGGAGTTTTGTAGAGAAGCCATTTGGTTATGCGGCTTCTGATGATTCGTTGTTGACTTCCAGTGTTGTCTCACTTGCTTTATATGATG GAGATAAGATGTTATTTGCATGTTCGGGCGTAGCTTTAGGGCGTAAGGGAAGGGCGTATCCAGTAGTATCAAGATTTGTGACTTCAAAACGTTTGGTTACAGAATTTGAGAAAAACAGAAACAGAGCTGATAATTTGAGG ATTAATGTGCGCCTTCATGACAAAGAAAGTTTCGATGGGTTCTTGGGACTATATGATAGTCATATTGCTATTGTCACGTCCTTTTGGTTCGCAAATGTACCTCCTGTAGATCTGCATTCCCATATTGGTTGGCAGAATGATCTAGTAGCTTATGGGCGAGCCTTCAGCTCGGGTATTTTGATGGCCACTTCTAATGCCCCAACACAGCTGCTAGGTGCAGATCATCTGATCAAGCATGATCTGATCCCTTTCCCTTGTCCTGTCACAGAG GCTGGACTTGGAGGGCCAGTTATTAATGAAGCTGGGGATGTTGTGGGATTGAGCATTAAGGTTGATGTCGACGAGGAGACTACCTATTTCCTACACCGTGTGGCGCTTCTTGCAcgcttggaatatttggagaagttAAT GCCAAACTCTACCAACTTCCGTGAATATACCTTGCCTGATGGTGTAAACAGCATAGTCCCATCAG GGTTTATGGCACATGTTAACTATTTAAAATCATGCGGatatcctcagccaccaccactTGTGCTCGAAG TTAATGGGAGATTGCTTAATACATTTGAAGAGGATTTTGGTCAATTATATGGTTATGAGGACTGTGATAGCAATTTCTATGATCGTAGCTCTGAGGAGCAGGTCTGGGATAAACTTCGAAAAAAAGTTGTTACAAATATTTGCCGGCGTGTTGTCTCACTTTCTTCATACGACG GAGATGTGAGATCTTTTTCATGTACAGGCCTACTTATAAAGTGGCATAAAACTGGTACGCCTGTTATTCTGACTTCGGCCAGTTTGGTTAGAAGTCGGGTTGATGAAAATGAGATTGATGAGAAACTGAAG ATTAAGGTACTTCTCCCACCGAAACAGGTCGTTGATGGGACACTGGAACTGTACCATTCAGATTATAACATTGCTGTCATCAGTCTTCAGAAGCCTCTATATGGTATTCGGCCAGAGTATATTTTCCGCACGGCGAAAAGGCCTCCAAGAGTAGTAGCTATAGGGCGTGGGGCTCAGGATGGATTATTGATGGGGACAATTGGTAAAGCGGTCAAGAAGCTCGCAGGCGACAAACTTCCTTGCGAAGACCTTAAGCTTTCTACTTGTAAAATCACGAAG GTTGGGATTGGAGGGCCACTTGTTAATATTGTTAATGGATTGTTTGCTGGCATGAACTTCTATGGTGAAACTGATGTAACTCCTTACCTGCCGAGGGCAATCATTGTGGAAGTTTTAAGCGGGACTGATCTCCCATCTCATAA AGGAATGGACCATGCCACTGACATAATGGGTGCCGCAACAGTTAAGAAAAACAG GTGGCGGGTGCCTAAGCCATATTGGTACCATCCCCTATTTGAAGATCGTCGTCCTCTACATTTTTATGGAAGGCAACTCCAGTAA